A stretch of Exiguobacterium sp. BMC-KP DNA encodes these proteins:
- the rpoD gene encoding RNA polymerase sigma factor RpoD, whose amino-acid sequence MAEKARSEAELLRLAKEELIALGHKNGELSHQKIEDKLSSFESMDAQQFEEFLQLLETEGIKVNNDGTGDEKEEADLNDLSVPPGVKINDPVRMYLKEIGRVDLLNAEDEVELAKRIEQNDEEAKKRLAEANLRLVVSIAKRYVGRGMLFLDLIQEGNMGLIKAVEKFDYTKGYKFSTYATWWIRQAITRAIADQARTIRIPVHMVETINKLIRVQRQLLQDLGREPSPEEISKEMEITPEKVREILKIAQEPVSLETPIGEEDDSHLGDFIEDQDATAPQDAAAYELLKEQLEDVLDTLTDREENVLRLRFGLDDGRTRTLEEVGKVFGVTRERIRQIEAKALRKLRHPSRSKRLKDFLD is encoded by the coding sequence ATGGCAGAAAAAGCAAGATCAGAAGCTGAATTACTCCGTCTCGCGAAAGAGGAACTCATCGCGCTCGGACATAAGAATGGTGAATTGTCACACCAGAAAATCGAAGACAAACTGAGTTCGTTCGAATCGATGGATGCTCAGCAATTTGAGGAATTCCTACAGTTGCTTGAAACAGAAGGCATTAAGGTCAACAATGACGGTACAGGAGATGAAAAAGAAGAAGCGGATCTAAACGATTTGTCAGTTCCTCCTGGTGTCAAAATCAATGACCCTGTCCGGATGTATCTAAAAGAAATCGGACGCGTGGATTTGTTGAATGCAGAAGACGAAGTTGAACTCGCGAAACGAATCGAACAAAACGATGAGGAAGCGAAAAAACGTTTAGCAGAAGCGAACTTACGTCTCGTTGTTTCGATTGCGAAGCGCTATGTCGGACGCGGTATGTTATTCCTGGATTTGATCCAAGAAGGAAACATGGGTCTGATTAAAGCGGTCGAGAAATTCGACTACACGAAGGGATATAAATTCTCGACGTATGCTACGTGGTGGATTCGTCAAGCAATTACACGTGCGATTGCCGACCAAGCGCGGACGATCCGAATTCCAGTTCATATGGTTGAAACGATCAATAAATTGATTCGTGTTCAGCGTCAACTCTTGCAAGATCTCGGACGTGAACCATCACCGGAAGAGATTTCAAAAGAGATGGAAATCACGCCAGAAAAAGTACGTGAAATCCTGAAAATTGCTCAAGAACCGGTTTCTCTTGAAACACCAATTGGAGAAGAGGACGATTCACATCTCGGAGATTTCATCGAGGATCAAGATGCGACGGCACCACAAGACGCCGCTGCATACGAGCTCTTAAAAGAGCAACTCGAAGATGTCCTCGATACGTTGACGGATCGTGAAGAAAACGTTCTTCGTCTTCGTTTCGGACTTGACGATGGTCGGACACGGACACTTGAAGAAGTCGGGAAAGTATTTGGCGTTACGCGTGAGCGGATTCGCCAAATCGAAGCAAAAGCACTTCGGAAACTTCGCCATCCAAGCCGTTCAAAACGCTTAAAAGATTTCCTCGATTAA
- the dnaG gene encoding DNA primase: MKRIPDEVVDQVRQATDIVELISERVELKKQGNRYSGLCPFHSEKSPSFSVSPDKGMYYCFGCGAGGNAITFVMETEGMSFKEAVSKLADRSDVTLPKLEPDRFEQSESTPEQEKKFRMREAHRIVTELYHEVLIQTEAGDAGRVYLENRGIREGAMREFRLGYAPDQDRFTVDSLARRGFDLDEMVEAGLISIGRDGDYRDRFNGRVVFPISDRDGTIVGFSGRSIDGRDPKYVNTAETPLFNKSELLFGFAQARGAMRKIKQVVLVEGNLDVVRVAQAGIPYTVASLGTALTPVHAQNLARIVDEVIICYDGDKAGRAATLKALQLLEAVAVDCSVIRLPDDEDPDSFIGNQGEEMFLHWIEQERVSSLEFKSFYFRQGKNLRLEGERVRYIETMLEEIGRTSNPLLRDIYLGKLSEEFKLSKDSLIAQVRPTVQQPKREQIVFDRPAAAPIAPPDRTFANWKKAERFLLAYMIRSEEVCLEVREQLGVQFNDPAHQLIAGKLYEFYGTGTQGSPDRFLTMLHDASLQRIVADLEFMLMPEYDPDLLSHYIRAVQNEQQRRLLEEEKSRLNQQTDIRAQAELMQAIIERKRRLKDR, from the coding sequence ATGAAGCGAATTCCTGATGAGGTCGTCGATCAGGTCCGCCAAGCAACGGACATCGTCGAATTGATTTCAGAACGTGTAGAATTAAAAAAACAAGGGAATCGATATTCAGGGCTTTGCCCGTTTCATTCTGAGAAATCACCTTCCTTTTCTGTTTCTCCTGATAAAGGAATGTACTACTGTTTTGGATGTGGTGCAGGAGGAAATGCCATCACTTTCGTCATGGAAACAGAAGGAATGAGTTTCAAAGAAGCCGTCTCCAAATTAGCAGACCGTAGCGACGTCACACTTCCAAAACTGGAGCCGGATCGATTTGAACAATCGGAATCGACGCCAGAACAGGAAAAGAAGTTTCGGATGCGCGAAGCACACCGGATCGTCACTGAGTTATACCATGAAGTGTTGATTCAAACGGAAGCGGGCGACGCTGGACGTGTCTATTTAGAGAATCGCGGTATCCGGGAAGGTGCGATGCGTGAGTTTCGACTGGGATATGCACCGGATCAAGACCGCTTTACTGTAGATTCGTTGGCGCGCCGGGGGTTTGATCTAGATGAGATGGTCGAAGCGGGATTGATTTCAATCGGACGCGATGGCGATTATCGAGATCGATTCAACGGTCGAGTCGTATTTCCTATTTCCGATCGTGATGGCACGATTGTCGGATTTAGTGGACGATCGATTGATGGTCGTGATCCGAAATATGTCAATACAGCAGAAACACCTTTGTTTAATAAAAGTGAACTGTTATTTGGATTCGCCCAAGCACGAGGGGCGATGCGTAAAATCAAACAAGTTGTTCTTGTTGAGGGAAATCTTGATGTTGTGCGTGTCGCTCAAGCGGGTATACCTTATACGGTGGCTTCTTTAGGAACTGCCTTAACACCTGTTCACGCACAAAATTTAGCGCGCATCGTCGATGAAGTCATTATTTGTTATGACGGAGACAAAGCAGGACGCGCTGCGACGTTAAAAGCCTTACAACTACTCGAAGCAGTTGCCGTCGACTGTTCCGTCATCCGTTTACCGGATGATGAAGACCCTGACTCCTTCATTGGAAATCAGGGAGAAGAGATGTTTTTACACTGGATCGAACAAGAACGAGTTTCAAGTCTTGAATTCAAATCTTTTTATTTTCGACAAGGAAAAAACTTGCGATTAGAAGGAGAACGCGTTCGATATATTGAAACTATGCTTGAAGAGATTGGTCGAACATCCAATCCGTTGTTACGGGATATTTATTTAGGGAAGCTTTCCGAGGAATTCAAACTTTCGAAAGACTCCTTGATCGCACAAGTGCGTCCAACCGTTCAACAACCGAAGAGAGAACAAATCGTTTTCGATCGCCCAGCTGCTGCACCGATAGCACCTCCTGATCGAACTTTTGCGAACTGGAAAAAGGCAGAACGCTTCTTGCTTGCCTACATGATCCGTTCAGAAGAAGTCTGTCTTGAAGTGCGAGAGCAACTAGGTGTCCAATTCAATGATCCGGCACACCAATTGATTGCCGGCAAGCTATATGAATTTTATGGAACAGGTACGCAAGGAAGTCCAGATCGTTTTTTGACGATGTTGCACGATGCCTCCTTGCAACGAATCGTAGCAGATTTAGAGTTCATGTTGATGCCTGAATACGATCCTGATTTGCTCAGTCATTATATTCGTGCCGTCCAAAATGAACAGCAACGTCGGTTGTTAGAAGAAGAAAAGTCACGATTGAATCAACAAACAGATATCCGTGCTCAAGCGGAACTGATGCAGGCGATCATAGAACGGAAACGTCGTTTAAAAGATCGGTAA
- a CDS encoding pyruvate, water dikinase regulatory protein: MRQRIYVVSDSVGETCELVVRAAAIQFPEQAIETVRVPFVDDDQVIYDLVLHAKEEQATIAFTIVHATHRRLLADTARAHGVKAIDLLGPLLDTMEDRLQMQPKEEPGLIYRLDEEYFRKIEAVEFAVKYDDGRDPKGIKRADIVLIGVSRTSKTPLSQYLALKRYKVANVPLVPESIPPEELFDIPKEKCFGLLISPEKLIDIRMERLRSLGLKPEAAYAQMDRINRELEYARNLYERIGCQVIDVTNKAVEETANLILTGISGKAHD; the protein is encoded by the coding sequence TCGTCGTCCGCGCAGCCGCTATCCAGTTCCCGGAACAAGCTATCGAAACGGTCCGAGTCCCGTTTGTCGATGATGATCAAGTCATTTATGACTTGGTCCTCCACGCAAAGGAAGAGCAAGCGACGATCGCGTTTACGATCGTCCATGCGACGCATCGGCGTCTACTTGCAGATACAGCGCGTGCGCACGGTGTAAAGGCAATCGATCTTCTTGGTCCATTGCTCGATACGATGGAAGATCGTTTGCAGATGCAGCCTAAGGAAGAACCAGGATTGATCTATCGCTTAGATGAGGAATATTTCCGGAAAATCGAAGCGGTCGAATTTGCTGTTAAATATGACGATGGACGTGACCCAAAAGGCATCAAACGGGCAGATATCGTCTTAATTGGGGTGTCACGTACATCAAAAACACCACTCTCGCAGTATTTGGCCTTGAAACGATATAAAGTAGCAAACGTGCCACTCGTACCCGAATCGATTCCACCGGAAGAGTTGTTCGATATTCCAAAAGAAAAGTGTTTTGGATTACTCATCTCTCCGGAAAAGTTAATTGATATTCGAATGGAGCGATTGCGTTCTTTAGGACTCAAGCCAGAAGCGGCCTATGCGCAGATGGACCGGATTAACCGTGAACTCGAATATGCACGTAACTTATACGAACGGATTGGATGCCAGGTTATCGACGTGACGAATAAAGCAGTCGAGGAAACGGCAAACCTGATATTGACCGGAATTTCTGGGAAGGCGCATGACTAG